One genomic region from Candidatus Polarisedimenticolaceae bacterium encodes:
- a CDS encoding VIT domain-containing protein: protein MPHVARTDPTSAIPGLVAVDGRTFPLRAAHLDARAQGGLAETLLTQEYANPYAEPLEVLYTMPLPADGAVVGYAFHLGERVVRGRIEPRETAREAYFRALEEGRTAGLLEQHRADTFVQRLGNLPPGAACTVEIRVLHPLAFELPSRWVYRFPTVVGVRYQGARGRVPDAGSIDAPRADVTGTGVRLGGTLRIGDGEGSIVTLDEGALDHDVLRSWPAGEASTRARLVEGPGLDGDDGRYALLVVTPPAGAAPAHPRDLTILLDASGSMSGEPLAQAKEIVESVLRSLDPADRFELIAFATEPRSLTGGIVDASPTTVERACRHLSKLRADGGTEMGRAFEAALAPLRAEAQRQVVLVTDGEIGFEGEIVKLLRSRLPERSRVHVVGVGSSPNRTLTLGASRAGRGVEILVGRGDDPLEGARRLVGATAAPVLTEIRVMGSGVVGVAPARPRDVFAGEPLRLLVELKAAGGEVQVRGRLADGPWTASFEAPATLPEGIAGLPLGAFFGREQAIDLEAEGVKGERMRAVGLRHRIVTHETSLVAISENTTVDPRDPRRVEKLAVELPAGVSAEGVGLDSGDMYRTMVLGLDSDFHLADEVEPRHRELAAAAPRPPAFGDRVRRLFRGGQRRGTRILTGRLVRTDGTEFVVEFEVPEGGFERTGAETFVLRIAGGTHRAVVVPESSTRPGIGVPGMTVRLVLRRIDALPPATGVLQRVEIQGIPGGDVVIEVEVPGA, encoded by the coding sequence ATGCCGCACGTCGCCCGGACCGATCCGACCTCCGCCATCCCCGGGCTCGTCGCCGTCGACGGGCGCACCTTTCCGCTGCGCGCGGCTCACCTCGACGCCCGTGCGCAGGGGGGACTCGCCGAGACCCTGCTGACCCAGGAGTACGCGAACCCGTACGCCGAGCCCCTCGAGGTCCTCTACACGATGCCCCTGCCGGCGGACGGCGCGGTCGTCGGCTACGCCTTCCACCTCGGCGAGCGCGTGGTCCGGGGCCGCATCGAGCCGAGGGAGACGGCGCGCGAGGCGTACTTCCGGGCGCTGGAGGAAGGGCGCACCGCGGGGTTGCTCGAGCAGCACCGCGCCGACACCTTCGTGCAGCGCCTCGGGAACCTCCCCCCCGGCGCCGCGTGCACCGTCGAGATCCGCGTCCTCCACCCGCTCGCCTTCGAGCTTCCCTCGCGCTGGGTTTACCGCTTCCCGACCGTCGTCGGCGTCCGTTATCAGGGCGCCCGCGGCCGGGTCCCCGACGCCGGGTCGATCGACGCCCCTCGCGCCGACGTGACGGGCACCGGCGTCCGACTCGGCGGGACGCTGCGCATCGGCGACGGCGAGGGCTCGATCGTCACCCTCGACGAAGGGGCGCTCGACCACGACGTCTTGCGGTCGTGGCCCGCGGGTGAGGCCTCGACCCGCGCCCGCCTCGTCGAGGGACCTGGGCTCGACGGGGACGACGGCCGGTACGCGCTGCTGGTGGTGACGCCGCCGGCCGGGGCCGCTCCCGCCCATCCGCGCGACCTGACGATCCTGCTCGACGCCAGCGGCTCCATGAGCGGTGAGCCGCTCGCCCAGGCCAAGGAGATCGTCGAGTCGGTGCTCCGCTCGCTCGACCCCGCCGACCGCTTCGAGCTGATCGCGTTCGCGACCGAGCCGCGCTCGCTCACCGGGGGGATCGTCGACGCGAGCCCGACGACGGTCGAGCGGGCGTGCCGGCACCTCTCGAAGCTGCGGGCCGACGGCGGCACCGAGATGGGCCGCGCGTTCGAGGCGGCGCTCGCCCCGCTGCGCGCGGAGGCCCAGCGCCAGGTCGTGCTGGTGACCGACGGCGAGATCGGGTTCGAGGGCGAGATCGTGAAGCTCCTGCGGAGTCGGCTGCCCGAGCGCTCGCGCGTGCACGTCGTCGGCGTCGGGTCGTCCCCGAACCGCACGCTGACCCTCGGCGCCTCGCGCGCGGGCCGCGGCGTGGAGATCCTCGTCGGCCGCGGGGACGACCCGCTCGAAGGCGCCCGGCGTCTCGTGGGCGCGACCGCCGCGCCGGTCCTCACCGAGATCCGCGTCATGGGGAGCGGCGTCGTCGGTGTCGCCCCGGCCAGGCCCAGGGACGTCTTCGCCGGCGAGCCGCTGCGGCTGCTCGTGGAGTTGAAGGCCGCCGGCGGGGAGGTCCAGGTACGCGGCCGCCTGGCCGACGGCCCCTGGACCGCGAGCTTCGAGGCGCCCGCCACGCTGCCGGAAGGGATCGCGGGGCTCCCGCTCGGCGCCTTCTTCGGTCGCGAGCAGGCGATCGACCTGGAGGCCGAAGGGGTGAAGGGCGAGCGGATGCGCGCGGTGGGGCTGCGGCACCGCATCGTGACCCACGAAACGAGCCTCGTCGCGATCAGCGAGAACACGACCGTCGATCCCCGCGACCCGCGGCGCGTCGAGAAGCTCGCCGTCGAGCTCCCGGCGGGGGTGTCGGCGGAGGGGGTGGGGTTGGACAGCGGGGACATGTACCGCACGATGGTCCTGGGGTTGGACTCCGATTTCCACCTCGCCGACGAGGTCGAGCCCAGGCATCGGGAACTGGCCGCGGCCGCGCCGAGGCCGCCCGCGTTCGGGGACCGGGTCCGGCGTCTGTTCCGCGGCGGCCAACGCCGTGGGACCCGGATCCTCACGGGCCGTCTCGTGCGGACGGACGGCACGGAGTTCGTCGTGGAGTTCGAGGTGCCCGAGGGAGGCTTCGAGCGCACGGGGGCGGAGACGTTCGTCCTCCGCATCGCCGGGGGAACGCACCGTGCGGTCGTGGTCCCCGAATCGAGCACGCGTCCGGGAATCGGCGTGCCGGGGATGACCGTGCGTCTGGTCCTGCGTCGCATCGACGCGTTGCCGCCGGCGACGGGAGTCCTCCAGCGCGTGGAGATCCAAGGGATTCCCGGCGGCGACGTCGTGATCGAGGTGGAGGTCCCAGGAGCGTGA
- a CDS encoding sigma-70 family RNA polymerase sigma factor, with protein sequence MTPIDARFADVREGDHAAFEAWLSLVEPSLRASLRTFARGVDVEAVLQEGLTRMWVLAPRLELTGENASLRYAATLVRNLARNEAKRLGMFVTLEPDPEGHAPPEPLVPPGPVPDPGLRRAIDECLEKLPPQPRRALTARLASGGAIADGDLADRCGMSTNTFLQNVVRARRSMATCLEGKGVHLAGVRA encoded by the coding sequence GTGACGCCGATCGACGCACGCTTCGCGGACGTCCGCGAGGGAGACCACGCCGCGTTCGAGGCGTGGCTCTCCCTCGTGGAGCCGTCGCTGCGCGCGAGCCTTCGCACCTTCGCGCGCGGCGTCGACGTCGAGGCGGTGCTGCAGGAAGGGCTGACGCGGATGTGGGTGCTGGCGCCGCGACTCGAGCTCACGGGGGAGAATGCCTCGCTGCGTTACGCGGCGACCCTGGTGCGCAACCTCGCGCGGAACGAAGCGAAGCGACTCGGCATGTTCGTGACCCTCGAGCCCGACCCCGAAGGGCACGCGCCGCCGGAGCCGTTGGTGCCTCCCGGCCCCGTGCCCGATCCCGGCCTGCGTCGCGCGATCGACGAGTGCCTCGAGAAGCTCCCGCCCCAGCCGCGACGCGCGCTCACCGCGCGGCTCGCTTCGGGCGGAGCGATCGCCGACGGCGACCTCGCCGATCGATGTGGGATGTCGACGAACACCTTCCTCCAGAACGTCGTCCGCGCCCGGCGTTCGATGGCGACCTGCCTCGAGGGCAAGGGCGTGCACCTCGCGGGGGTGCGGGCATGA
- a CDS encoding serine hydrolase domain-containing protein yields the protein MVAAVVLMSSVVVSGDPGERLDAWLQASGFKGGVLVARKGEVVLRKGYALADRENGIPYGPDTVFTVGSITKQFTAAAILKLEEQGKLTVEDPIAKHLPGVPEDKRAITIHQLLTHTSGLESDFAGDYEAVERDAYVKRVLASKLRTKPGEAYEYANSGYSLLGAIVEIASGQPYETYLRENLFLPAGMKETGYRLPSWDPKRLAVGYRDGERWGKSTEKPWAKDGPYWALRANGGILSTVDDLYRWDRALRGEAVLSAKSKEKLVARHVREGAQDSWYGYGWALMDAPGGGRLVAHNGGNGIFYADFLRFVDEDLVVILSTNDSKIRGGRAAEALARIAHGESVPVPSATPARLRPLGSEGRDPVIRAWLDAFNAEGFEAMRAFRAAYAVPRPGISDGEREKRLASLREDLGRLEPLGVDPSGGEGILVKAKGTRAASVSLRFLFDPGSGKLDGVGVEVGD from the coding sequence ATGGTGGCCGCGGTCGTTCTGATGTCGTCCGTCGTGGTTTCCGGGGATCCGGGGGAACGGCTCGACGCCTGGTTACAGGCGTCGGGGTTCAAGGGGGGGGTCCTCGTCGCCCGGAAGGGAGAGGTCGTCCTCCGGAAGGGGTACGCCCTCGCCGACCGCGAGAACGGCATCCCCTACGGACCGGACACCGTGTTCACCGTGGGCTCCATCACCAAGCAGTTCACGGCCGCGGCGATCCTGAAGCTCGAGGAGCAGGGGAAGCTCACGGTCGAGGACCCGATCGCGAAGCACCTTCCCGGCGTCCCCGAGGACAAGCGCGCGATCACGATCCACCAACTGCTCACGCACACCTCGGGGCTCGAATCCGACTTCGCGGGGGACTACGAGGCGGTGGAGCGCGACGCCTACGTGAAGCGCGTGCTGGCGTCGAAGCTGAGGACGAAGCCGGGCGAGGCGTACGAATACGCGAACTCGGGATATTCGCTCCTCGGCGCGATCGTCGAGATCGCTTCGGGGCAGCCCTACGAAACGTACCTGCGCGAGAACCTCTTCCTTCCCGCCGGGATGAAGGAGACGGGATACCGCCTCCCGTCCTGGGACCCGAAACGCCTCGCCGTCGGCTACCGCGACGGGGAGCGCTGGGGGAAGTCGACCGAAAAGCCCTGGGCGAAAGACGGACCGTACTGGGCGCTGCGCGCCAACGGCGGGATCCTCAGCACCGTGGACGACCTGTACCGCTGGGACCGCGCGTTGCGCGGCGAGGCGGTTCTTTCCGCGAAGTCGAAGGAGAAGCTGGTCGCGCGACACGTCCGCGAGGGAGCCCAGGACTCCTGGTACGGATACGGCTGGGCGCTCATGGACGCCCCCGGAGGCGGTCGCCTCGTGGCGCACAACGGCGGGAACGGGATCTTCTACGCCGATTTCCTGCGCTTCGTGGACGAGGACCTCGTGGTGATTCTCTCGACCAACGACTCGAAGATCCGAGGGGGGCGCGCCGCCGAGGCCCTCGCGCGGATCGCGCACGGCGAGTCGGTGCCGGTCCCGTCGGCGACCCCGGCCAGGCTCCGCCCGCTCGGGAGCGAGGGAAGGGACCCGGTGATTCGCGCGTGGCTCGACGCCTTCAACGCCGAGGGGTTCGAGGCGATGCGCGCCTTCCGTGCCGCTTACGCGGTCCCCCGCCCCGGCATCAGCGACGGGGAACGCGAGAAGCGCCTGGCCTCGCTGCGGGAGGACCTCGGCAGGCTCGAGCCGCTGGGCGTCGATCCTTCCGGCGGGGAAGGGATCCTGGTCAAGGCGAAAGGAACGCGCGCGGCCTCGGTGTCGCTGCGGTTCCTGTTCGATCCGGGAAGCGGGAAACTCGACGGGGTCGGCGTCGAGGTCGGCGACTAG
- a CDS encoding protein kinase: protein MRERPRDPASRAVLGESEPFRALRKRLVDRIFERTTERIYDAGETIIGQGKPADALLVLLDGAAQVAVRGHDGVTRPIAHVSSGAVVGEMSLLTDQPATANVVAVSDVRVLALKASDFQAVAGPNPEIAIVLTRLVADRLGGADYDGLGGKVLEGYRIVRCLGKGGMAVVYEAERIADGERVALKMLSHRLVYDTGAVSRFEREAEIVQGLVHPNVVRLMGTFPAFRTEFLVMEFCPGRTLSEVLDKEGALPLDRARSIVGQVATALTFVHAAGVVHRDLKPGNVMILPDGRAKLMDFGLARTPRGISDDTLTTEGVALGTPRYMAPEQMMGDDSGARTDVYALACLTWELLTGKALFEGKTFRELYDAKSAFVVPPPEAILPGLPDDVYAFLAGGLEPDADRRLASLDAVAAWA from the coding sequence ATGCGCGAACGACCCCGCGATCCGGCCTCCCGGGCGGTCCTCGGCGAAAGCGAGCCTTTCCGCGCCCTGCGCAAACGCCTGGTCGATCGGATCTTCGAGCGGACGACCGAGCGCATCTACGACGCCGGCGAGACGATCATCGGTCAGGGGAAGCCCGCCGACGCCCTGCTGGTCCTGCTCGACGGCGCCGCGCAAGTCGCGGTCCGCGGCCACGACGGCGTGACCCGTCCGATCGCGCACGTCTCCAGCGGCGCGGTCGTCGGTGAGATGTCCCTGCTGACCGACCAGCCGGCGACCGCGAACGTCGTCGCCGTGAGCGACGTCCGCGTGCTCGCACTCAAGGCCTCCGACTTCCAGGCCGTCGCCGGGCCCAATCCCGAGATCGCGATCGTCCTCACGCGCCTGGTCGCCGACCGGCTGGGGGGCGCCGACTACGACGGTCTCGGCGGAAAGGTCCTCGAGGGGTACCGGATCGTCCGCTGCCTGGGGAAAGGCGGAATGGCCGTCGTCTACGAGGCGGAGCGGATCGCCGACGGCGAACGGGTCGCGCTGAAGATGCTCAGCCATCGCCTCGTCTACGACACCGGGGCGGTCTCGCGTTTCGAGCGCGAGGCCGAGATCGTCCAGGGGCTCGTCCACCCGAACGTCGTGCGCCTGATGGGGACCTTCCCCGCCTTCCGCACCGAGTTCCTGGTGATGGAATTCTGCCCGGGCCGGACCCTCTCGGAGGTCCTCGACAAGGAAGGCGCCCTCCCGCTCGACCGGGCGCGTTCGATCGTCGGTCAGGTCGCCACGGCGCTGACGTTCGTCCATGCCGCGGGGGTCGTGCACCGCGACCTCAAGCCGGGAAACGTGATGATCCTCCCGGACGGTCGCGCGAAGCTGATGGACTTCGGCCTCGCGCGCACGCCGCGCGGGATCTCCGACGACACGCTCACGACCGAAGGGGTCGCCCTCGGCACCCCGCGCTACATGGCTCCCGAGCAGATGATGGGGGACGACAGCGGCGCGAGGACCGACGTCTACGCCCTCGCGTGCCTGACGTGGGAGCTCCTGACGGGCAAGGCCCTGTTCGAAGGCAAAACCTTCCGCGAGTTGTACGACGCGAAGAGCGCCTTCGTCGTCCCGCCGCCGGAAGCGATCCTTCCCGGACTCCCGGACGACGTGTACGCGTTCCTCGCCGGCGGGCTCGAGCCCGACGCGGATCGGAGGCTCGCGAGCCTCGACGCCGTCGCGGCCTGGGCCTAG
- a CDS encoding PKD domain-containing protein, whose amino-acid sequence MTPALSAGGSSVLAVWSDGRANSAGGYYGETSRDIYAMRFDSQGAPLQVVPFVVTAARASQQIPRAAWNGTSWLVVFETTTEGGTGYFDTGLAAVRVSAEGSVLDAAPIPIWGMKPVSGTWGVASDGSGWVVAGQGSQTGGDLVAVRIAGTGAVLDPAAKILVPETYYLRGQTRLAYAAGVYLLAYEESMTGSDPTQAIRFDAALNPLDAAPFGLAPAPLAALASNGSGFYAVWTAQQPDYTNAVMGSRIGTNGQKLDGSGVKLSGTNPPDPYGSTSVVWDGSQWKATWASSGVLRVARIASSGAVLDPGGIAVSGPESGPTASAGNGSLQVAWTASASSEDDTWTAHVNASNVAGANRPLSTGAPAQGPSDVAAGAGGWLVAYRSATSTTVRMLAQKLDAAGNPSSAEPIVVASGDPLSLRGGPAVAWNGSVFLFTWSTQDTVYARRLAADGAPIDPAPIAVMTTAFGPPDVEALGSDFLVVGYRCGYTCQYINPIARRVRGIDGSLPDPSPIGIFGTYSSSARITTLGGRWLVVYQDNVSHDDPMAATAGVFIDGNGVKAPEFTVHAYYSTAGGNGIFSIGLASNGSVALVAQSQELTSGVENDLLVRRIFADGTVSPYANVTPWIGNQYRPRVCWDGARFVLVFQDQKARVALNTLDALDARGDLFGMRVGADGSVLDPQGFLFSNSASGEAFPTAASAGGTTLVLGSIVRQEAPFVNYRIGYELFGAGGNAWPVAMVSANPTEGNVPISVGFSSAGSFDPDGTIATYAWDFGDGATSSAANPSHAYTVGGPYVATLRVTDAAGAASWQEVLVQAVEPNRPPVAFAASNLASGAAPLDVTFLATGSYDPDGFIGNFRWTFSDDGAEYWGATAYHTFYTPGTWQVTLTVFDRFNAAGSASLSVTVGQPAPPAAPSNLVTVPFTTDWINMTWTDNANSETGFLVQRCQGTASACSANPSLFLDLAQTGSNIDYYGDTGLPAGTTYTYRVRAFNGSGNSGWSNTSTATTLSVLPAAPTSLTARAGSTGNGKNKVPYVDLTWVDNAANETSYIVERCAGSSCTNFAVRTTLGANTTTFRDTSVAKRTAYRYRVKARNASGDSGYSNVAGATTP is encoded by the coding sequence GTGACGCCGGCCCTGTCCGCGGGCGGCTCCAGCGTCCTCGCCGTCTGGTCCGACGGCCGCGCGAACAGCGCCGGCGGGTATTACGGGGAGACGTCCCGCGACATCTATGCGATGCGCTTCGACTCGCAGGGGGCGCCGCTGCAGGTCGTCCCCTTCGTGGTCACCGCCGCGCGGGCGTCGCAACAGATCCCTCGCGCCGCCTGGAACGGGACGAGCTGGCTCGTCGTCTTCGAGACCACGACCGAAGGGGGCACGGGGTATTTCGACACGGGGCTCGCGGCCGTCCGCGTGAGCGCCGAGGGAAGCGTGCTCGACGCCGCGCCGATCCCGATCTGGGGGATGAAACCGGTCTCGGGAACGTGGGGGGTCGCCTCCGACGGTTCGGGATGGGTCGTCGCGGGCCAGGGAAGCCAGACCGGCGGCGACCTCGTCGCCGTGCGGATCGCCGGAACCGGCGCGGTGCTCGATCCCGCCGCGAAGATCCTGGTCCCCGAGACCTACTATCTCCGCGGGCAGACCCGCCTCGCCTACGCCGCCGGGGTGTACCTCCTCGCGTACGAGGAGTCGATGACCGGGAGCGACCCGACGCAGGCGATCCGCTTCGACGCCGCGCTCAACCCGCTCGACGCGGCGCCTTTCGGTCTCGCCCCCGCCCCGCTCGCCGCGCTCGCCTCCAACGGCAGCGGCTTCTACGCCGTGTGGACCGCCCAGCAACCCGACTACACGAACGCGGTGATGGGTTCGCGCATCGGCACGAACGGCCAGAAGCTCGACGGCTCCGGGGTGAAGCTCTCCGGCACGAACCCCCCCGACCCCTACGGCTCCACGAGCGTCGTATGGGACGGATCGCAGTGGAAGGCGACGTGGGCTTCCTCCGGCGTCCTGCGCGTCGCGCGGATCGCCTCCTCCGGAGCGGTGCTCGATCCAGGCGGCATCGCCGTCTCCGGCCCGGAGTCGGGGCCGACGGCAAGCGCGGGGAACGGGAGCCTGCAGGTCGCGTGGACCGCGAGCGCATCGAGCGAGGACGACACCTGGACCGCGCACGTCAACGCGTCGAACGTCGCCGGCGCGAACCGCCCGCTTTCCACGGGCGCGCCGGCGCAGGGTCCCTCCGACGTCGCGGCGGGGGCGGGCGGCTGGCTCGTGGCTTATCGCAGCGCGACCTCCACCACGGTCCGGATGCTCGCGCAGAAACTCGACGCCGCGGGGAATCCCTCGAGCGCCGAGCCGATCGTCGTGGCGAGCGGCGACCCCCTCTCCCTTCGCGGGGGCCCGGCCGTCGCCTGGAACGGGTCGGTCTTCCTCTTCACGTGGTCCACGCAGGACACCGTCTACGCACGCCGCCTCGCCGCCGACGGCGCGCCGATCGACCCGGCGCCGATCGCGGTGATGACGACGGCCTTCGGCCCTCCCGACGTCGAGGCGCTCGGCTCGGACTTCCTCGTGGTGGGCTACCGCTGCGGTTACACCTGCCAGTACATCAACCCGATCGCGCGGCGCGTGCGCGGCATCGACGGGTCGCTTCCGGACCCGTCGCCGATCGGGATCTTCGGGACGTACAGCTCGAGCGCTCGGATCACGACCCTCGGGGGACGCTGGCTCGTCGTCTACCAGGACAACGTCAGCCACGACGACCCGATGGCCGCGACGGCGGGCGTCTTCATCGACGGGAACGGCGTGAAGGCGCCGGAGTTCACCGTGCACGCCTACTACTCGACGGCCGGGGGAAACGGCATCTTCTCGATCGGCCTCGCGTCGAACGGGAGCGTCGCGCTGGTGGCGCAGTCGCAGGAGCTGACCTCCGGGGTCGAGAACGACCTGCTCGTCCGTCGGATCTTCGCCGACGGCACCGTCTCGCCGTACGCGAACGTGACGCCGTGGATCGGCAATCAGTACCGGCCCCGCGTCTGCTGGGACGGCGCGCGGTTCGTCCTCGTCTTCCAGGACCAGAAGGCGCGCGTCGCGTTGAACACCCTCGATGCGCTGGACGCGCGCGGCGACCTCTTCGGCATGCGCGTCGGCGCGGACGGGTCGGTCCTCGATCCGCAGGGCTTCCTCTTCTCGAACAGCGCGAGCGGGGAGGCCTTCCCGACGGCGGCTTCGGCCGGCGGGACGACGCTCGTGCTCGGCTCGATCGTGCGGCAGGAAGCGCCGTTCGTGAACTACCGGATCGGGTACGAGTTGTTCGGGGCCGGCGGCAACGCCTGGCCGGTCGCGATGGTCTCCGCGAACCCGACGGAAGGGAACGTGCCGATCTCGGTCGGCTTCAGCTCCGCGGGGAGCTTCGATCCCGACGGGACGATCGCGACGTATGCCTGGGACTTCGGCGATGGGGCGACCTCCTCGGCCGCGAACCCGAGCCACGCCTACACGGTCGGCGGCCCGTACGTGGCGACGTTGAGGGTGACTGACGCCGCGGGCGCCGCGAGCTGGCAGGAGGTCCTGGTCCAGGCGGTCGAGCCCAACCGGCCTCCCGTCGCCTTCGCGGCATCCAACCTCGCGTCGGGAGCCGCGCCTCTCGACGTCACGTTCCTCGCGACGGGCTCCTACGACCCCGACGGGTTCATCGGGAACTTCCGGTGGACGTTCTCGGACGACGGCGCCGAATACTGGGGCGCGACCGCGTACCACACCTTCTACACGCCGGGAACGTGGCAGGTGACGCTGACCGTCTTCGACCGATTCAACGCGGCGGGGAGCGCCTCCCTGAGCGTGACGGTCGGCCAGCCCGCCCCGCCCGCGGCCCCCTCGAACCTCGTCACCGTCCCCTTCACCACCGACTGGATCAACATGACCTGGACGGACAACGCGAACAGCGAGACCGGGTTCCTCGTGCAGCGTTGCCAGGGAACGGCGTCGGCATGTTCGGCGAACCCCTCGCTCTTCCTCGACCTCGCGCAGACCGGCTCGAACATCGACTACTACGGGGACACGGGGCTCCCCGCGGGCACGACCTACACCTACCGCGTCCGCGCCTTCAACGGCTCGGGGAACTCGGGCTGGTCGAATACCTCGACCGCGACGACGCTGAGCGTGCTTCCGGCCGCGCCGACGAGCCTCACGGCGCGCGCGGGATCGACGGGGAACGGGAAGAACAAGGTCCCGTACGTGGATCTCACCTGGGTGGACAACGCCGCGAACGAGACGAGCTACATCGTGGAGCGCTGCGCGGGATCGTCCTGCACGAACTTCGCGGTGCGGACGACCCTCGGGGCGAACACCACCACCTTCCGGGACACGTCGGTCGCGAAGCGGACGGCGTACCGGTACCGCGTCAAGGCCCGCAACGCCTCGGGGGATTCGGGGTACTCGAACGTCGCGGGAGCGACGACCCCCTAG